One Ranitomeya imitator isolate aRanImi1 chromosome 4, aRanImi1.pri, whole genome shotgun sequence genomic window, CCATGCCGAAAGCTGTAGACTTTCCGGACTGGGGTGGAACACTGGGCCCTGGTAAAGGAGGTCTTTTCTCCTTGGAAGCAGGATGGGATCTTCCACTGACATGTTCCTCAGCAGAGGAAACCAACTCCTTATCGGGAAGAAGGGTACCACCAAGATGATCTCTGCCCTTTCTTCCTGTACTTTCCTCAGTACTCTCAgaatcagaggaagagggggaAATGCATAGGATAGTTTCGATCCCCAGAATTGGGATAATGCGTCGACGCCCTCCGGATTGTCTTGGGGgtttagagagaaaaaaaaattcccggACCTTCACGTTTTCTCTGGATACGAAGAGATCCATCAGTGGCACTCCACAGCGCAGACACAGCACACCGAACACTTCTTCGTTCAGCTCCCACTCCGTTGGAGATCATTTCTGCCTGCTTAAGAAGTCTGCCACAAGGTTCCTGGATCCTTCTAGGTGAACTGCTGAGAGGGATAGCACCGTCCGGATGTTGAAGGGCAGCATGTCTTGGACCCCCTTGAACACCACAGTTGTCGTGTTGTCTGACAGGATTTTTACATGCCTGCCCCTGACTACCGACTGGACCTGGAGTAGTACTTTCCATACTGCGTACAGTTCTCTGAAGTATGAGGACCTGGTTCTGATTTCTTGGCTCCATGTCCCCAGGAAGTATCTTCCTTCCATATGGCCACCCCAGCCTAGCCGACTTGTGTCAGTGGCAATTACGGTGCAGGGGGAGAGAACCCAAGGAACTCCCGCCGGGAGGATTTCCCTAATGGTCCACCAGCTTAAAAATCTTCTCACCGTGACGGACAGGGCCATCACGTGTCCAGGGACAGTTGGCGTTTGTCCCAGGCAGATAGAATGGCCCCTTGGAGCTCCCATGAGCAGGGAATGCATGAGGTCATTAGTCCAGGGATCCTCATTGCCTCCCTGATGGAACAATGGCTTCCTGTGAACTGGTGGATCCTGTCCCTTATGGCGCACTGCTTCTCTATTGGCAAGAAAGATGTGGTGGGAGTCTAGGAGAACTCCCAGGAACCTCTTCCACGATTCTGGAAAGAGATCCGACTTCTTCCAGTTTTTGACCCATCCTAGTTTCTGTAACATGGCGACAGAGTTGTTCCTTGGAGTCGGCTATGATCGGGAAGTCGTCTAGGTATGGGACTATGATGATATCCGTTTCCCTAGGTAGGCAACTATTTCCGTCACCAGCTGGTGAACACTCTGGGCGCAGAGGCTAGGCCAAAGGGAAGACAACAGAATTGGCAGAGATGGACTCTCCCCTGGACCCTCAGAGCGAACATTCGGTATTGTTAGAAGGAAGCATGGATGGAAACATGGTAGTACGCATTTTTTACGTCTAGGGTACACATTACCGCGATTTTGACTCTTTTGTAATTTATCCAGTGATTTAGGGGTTTCAGGTTTATAATTGTCCTGCTCTCCCCCAGGGGTTTCTTTACAGAACAGATACTGGAGTAGTGACCCTCACAATTTTCTTGCTCGGGCACCAGGACTATTGCTCCAATCTTTTGGAGATCCTGGacatctgaccacatgggggaaaAAAGGTCGACTGGCGCTGGCGGGGACAGGGTAAACTCTATTCTGTTACCCAAGGAGATTATGCCCAACACCCACTGATTCTCTGAGATCCCCTGCCAACTTCCCAGGTACCGGCCTAGCTGTCCCCCCACTCTCACAGCGTCACTTTCCTCCTGAACCTAAACCAAAGATTGAGTCCTTACCCCTACCTCCCTTGCCGTAGCTCCATCTGCCTGACTTGCCCTTCCCCTTATAGTCTGACCTCTGTTTGGGTTGGGGTCTACGAAAGGGTTGATATTTCTTTGGTTTCTCCTCGGGGaacccttattattattattgtgccgaTGCGTCAGCCATGAATCCGGTCGCTAGCTTTAGGAGGGGAAGGGATTTCAGGATAGTGTCCCTGGGGGGTTTGGACCATAACTGTTCCTCCAGGTTGTCGACCCATAGATGCGTGGATTGAGCCACTGAGGTCGCCATGATGTTGGCACGGATTATGGCCGCCGACGTCTCCCAGGTTCTCTTCAGAAAACCATCCACCTTGCGATCCATTGGCTGATTGATCACTATGATGGGGTCTATCTTAGTGAAATCAAAGTGAACCAATAGGAACAATCCTCGCTGCCAgagaaataacattattattattatacacttaCGTCTCCCGTCTTCTCATTGAACCAATGACTGACGTCCTTTCCTGCGGCCTCAATTATCGGCTTCAGTAAGATGTCACCTGAGAGAGCACAGGGCAGAAATCATCATGGGCTGAATACACACGTGACGAAATGTGGGGAAGAGAAGGGACGGAGGTTGGAagagaggaaggggggggggggggggcagaagagtAGAAGGTGGGGCAGAGGGCGGAAGAGAGGAAGGGGGGGCGGAAGAGAGGATGGGGGGCAGAGGCTGGAAGAGAGTAAGGGGGGGCGGAGGAGAGGAAGGGGGAGGAGGGCGGAAGAGAGGAAGGGGGGAAGGAGGGCGGAAGTGTGGAAGGGGGGCGGAAGAGAGAAAGGGAGAGGAGGGTGGAAGGGGGGCAGAGGGCGGAAGTGTGGAAGGGGGGCGGAAGAGAGAAAGGGGGGGAGGAGGGCGGAAGAGAGGCAGGGGGGTGGAGGGCGGAAGAGAGGAAGGGGGGGCGGAAGAGAGGATGGGGGGGTAGAGGCTGGAAGAGAGGATGGGGGCAGAGGCTGGAAGACGGGAAGGGGGGGCGGAGGGTGGAAGTGTGGAAGGGGGGCGGAAGAGAGAAAGGGGGGGAGGAGGGCGGAAGAGAGGCAGGGGGGGCGGAGGGCGGAAGAGAGGAAGGGGGGGCGGAAGAGAGGATGGGGGGGCAGAGGCTGGAAGAGAGGATGGGGCAGAGGCTGGAAGAGAGGAAGGGGGGGCGGAGGGTGGAAGTGTGGAAGGGGGGCGGAAGAGAGAAAGGGGGGGAGGAGGGCGGAAGAGAGGAAGGTGGGGCGGAAGAGAGGATGGGGGGGCAGAGGCTGGAAGAGAGGATGGGGGCAGAGGCTGGAAGAGAGGAAGGGGGGGCGGAGGGTGGAAGTGTGGAAGGGGGGCGGAAGAGAGAAAGGGGGGGAGGAGGGCGGAAGAGAGGCAGGGGGGGCGGAGGGCGGAAGAGAGGATGGGGGGGCAGAGGCTGGAAGAGAGGATGGGGCAGAGGCTGGAAGAGAGGAAGGGGGGGCGGAGGGTGGAAGTGTGGAAGGGGGGCGGAAGAGAGAAAGGGGGGGAGGAGGGCGGAAGAGAGGCAGGGGGGGCGGAGGGCGGAAGAGAGGAAGGGGGGCGGAAGAGAGGATGGGGGGGCAGAAGCTGGAAGAGAGGAAGGGGGgcggaagagagggaggagggcgGAAGAGAGGAAGGGGGGCGGAAGAGAGGAAGGAGGGCGGAAGAGAGGAAGGGGGGCGGAAGAGAGGGAGGGGGgcggaagagagggaggagggcggaagagaggaaggggggcggaagagaggaaggagggcggaagagaggaaggggggcggaagagaggaagggggcggaagagaggaaggggggcggaagagaggaaggggggcggaagagagggaggagggcgGAAGAGAGGATGGGGGGCAAAGGCTGGAAGAGAGGAAGGGGGGGGCGGAGGGCGGAAGAGAGGAAGGGGGAGTGGAAGAGAGGATGGGGGCAAAGGCTGGAAGAGAGGAAGGGGGGGCGGAGGGTGGAAGTGTGGAAGGGGGGCGGAAGAGAGAAAGGGGGGGAGGAGGGCGGAAGAGAGGCAGGGGGGGCGGAGGGCGGAAGAGAGGAAGGGGGGGCGGAAGAGAGGATGGGGGGGCAGAGGCTGGAAGAGAGGAAGGGGgcggaagagagggaggagggcgGAAGAGAGGCAGGGGGGGCGGAAGAGAGGAAGGGGGGCGGAAGAGAGGAAGGGGGGCGGAAGAGAGGAAGGGGGGCGGAAGAGAGGAAGGGGGgcggaagagagggaggagggcgGAAGAGAGGAAGGGGGGCGGAAGAAAGGAAGGAGGGCGGAAGAGAGGAAGGGGGgcggaagagagggaggagggtggaagagaggaaggggggcggaagagagggaggagggcggaagagagggaggagggcggaagagagggaggagggcggaagagaggaaggggggcggaagagagggaggagggcgGAAGAGAGGAAGGGGGGCGGACGAGAGGGAGGAGGGCGGAAGAGAGGATGGGGGGCAAAGGCTGGAAGAGAGGGAGGGGGGGTGCGGAGGGCGGAAGAGAGGAAGGGGGAGTGGAAGAGAGGATGGGGGGCAAAGGCTGGAAGAGAGGAAGGGGGGGCGGAGGGTGGAAGTGTGGAAGGGGGGCGGAAGAGAGAAAGGGGGGGAGGAGGGCGGAAGAGAGGCAGGGGGGTGGAGGGCGGAAGAGAGGAAGGGGGGGCGGAAGAGAGGATGGGGGGGTAGAGGCTGGAAGAGAGGATGGGGGCAGAGGCTGGAAGACGGGAAGGGGGGGCGGAGGGTGGAAGTGTGGAAGGGGGGCGGAAGAGAGAAAGGGGGGGAGGAGGGCGGAAGAGAGGCAGGGGGGGCGGAGGGCGGAAGAGAGGAAGGGGGGGCGGAAGAGAGGATGGGGGGGCAGAGGCTGGAAGAGAGGATGGGGCAGAGGCTGGAAGAGAGGAAGGGGGGGCGGAGGGTGGAAGTGTGGAAGGGGGGCGGAAGAGAGAAAGGGGGGGGAGGAGGGCGGAAGAGAGGCAGGGGGGGCGGAAGAGAGGATGGGGGGGCAGAGGCTGGAAGAGAGGAAGGGGGgcggaagagagggaggagggcgGAAGAGAGGAAGGGGGGCGGAAGAGAGGAAGGAGGGCGGAAGAGAGGAAGGGGGGCGGAAGAGAGGGAGGGGGGCGGAAGAGAGGAAGGGGGgcggaagagagggaggagggcggaagagaggaaggggggcggaagagaggaaggggggcggaagagagggaggagggcgGAAGAGAGGATGGGGGGCAAAGGCTGGAAGAGAGGAAGGCGGAGGGCGGAAGAGAGGAAGGGGGAGTGGAAGAGAGGATGGGGGGCAAAGGCTGGAAGAGAGGAAGGGGGGGCGGAGGGTGGAAGTGTGGAAGGGGGGGCGGAAGAGAGAAAGGGGGGGAGGAGGGCGGAAGAGAGGCAGGGGGGGCGGAGGGCGGAAGAGAGGAAGGGGGGGCGGAAGAGAGGATGGGGGGCAGAGGCTGGAAGAGAGGAAGGGGGGCGGAAGAGAGGTAGGAAGGGCGGAAGAGAGGAAGGGGGGCGGAAGAGAGGAAGGAGGGCGGAAGAGAGGAAGGGGGGgcggaagagagggaggagggcggaagagaggaaggggggcggaagagagggaggagggcggaagagaggaaggggggcggaagagagggaggagggcggaagagaggaaggggggcggaagagaggaaggggggcggaagagagggaggagggcggaagagaggaaggggggcggaagagaggaaggggggcggaagagagggaggagggcgGAAGAGAGGAAGGGGGGCGGAAGAGAGGAAGGGGGGCGGAAGAGAGGAAGGAGGGCGGAAGAGAGGATGGGGGGCAAAGGCTGGAAGAGAGGAAGGGGGGGCGGAGGGCGGAAGAGAGGAAGGGGGAGTGGAAGAGAGGATGGGGGGCAAAGGCTGGAAGAGAGGAAGGGGGGGGCGGAGGGCGGAAGAGAGGAAGGGGGGGCGGAAGAGAGGAAGGGGGGAGGCGGAAGGCGATGGGGGACTGGGGAAGGGAGATGAAGGGGAAGCATGATATGGGGTGAAGGAGAGAAGAGTGGGAGAAACAGACGGGGCGGGGTTCGGACGCTCGCTCTCCGGTCACCTCGGTGCTCTGCGGCCAGTGGGGTGAGGTTGTACACCCGGCCCAGGTAGGACACCCACAGGTCGGAGATGCTGCAGTGCCCGGACACCTCCCGCGGGGTGTAGTACGGAGCTCTCACAGGACTCATGCCTGACTACCAGCTGCGCTATGGCGTTACCAGGACAACAGGACGCTTTCATGGCCACTTCCGGCACCTTCTTACGTCACTTCCGTTAATCCTGTCTTGCGTTCCAGGTGACGTATTTCCTGTTCGGGTCCGTCTGGCTACGTCATTTCCTGTCTGTGtgttgcatgctgggagttgtagttgtttTTTCTCTTTTCCCCTTTCCCGTCAGCCTGTGCGGGGCAGCTTCCGTGGAGTGATGGCTGCTGTCCTGGAGGAGAATGGCTGCAGCCCCCCTGCCGGGGTGAGTACCCCCGTGTCATGCTCTGCATGGAGGGGCCGCCGGGGCCTCCACTGCGCACGGGGAAGCTCGGGGATCAGGTCTAGCACCATAGTGAGGCCGCCTGGCTACTTCTCACATGGGGTGTCCCCTTGTATGCAggatcctgggaaagctgggtgatcgCCCTGGTAGTGGCTCCTATGGAAATGTCACCCTACACCGAAAAGGCAACACTGATGTTCAGAGGCCGGGAAGCTGTGTGCTGAGCATTGTGGCCGccgtgtcacccagctttcccggatTCGCCtcatctcatcattttccaccttcTGGGGTCTGGGAAAGTTTGGCATCAACCAATATGGCTGCCATGGCTCCTCCCTGGGGTTGGTATCCAGCTTTGCCAGGCTTCGGAATGGTAGATTTACCTTGAAGTGCAAGTATCGTGTCCCATGTAGACAGACGACACTCAGGGTTGCCGGTTAGGAAAGCTGGGTGCTTACTACTGACCCTTTGAGCCAGGATTTGTCCTTGTGGCCCGTCGCCCGCGCTGCTCAGCCGAGGGGAACTTTGTTTTTTTCTTACCTTTATTAGATATGATCGTCATCCAGCTTTTTCAGGCTCCTGAATGGCAAGTCTGCCAGTGCCTTCCCCCTACCCTGTCAGGGCAGCCACATTGCTTGTCACCTGGATGTTGCATCATCCTTTCTAAGCGGTATTATCCAGCTTTTCCATTCTTCTGCATGTTACTTATTTCTGTGTTTCACTGCACTGGAAGATTTGCCATTCAGGCATCTGGAAAAGCTGAGTAATATCTAGTCTCTGGTGATCACAAGCAAGAATCTTGGAACGATGGATGATCACAGCAAGTGGGTTAAGAAGGTGTCAGGCGGCTATACTGGTTGCCACCCAGCTTTCCCAAGCCCCTGAATTGCACCACTGCTATGTAACCAGGTAAGATGAACAACCCGTTTAGATTCATAGAAATGGTGCCATTCCGCAGCTCTGCAAAGCTGAGTGACACCCAATATGGCGGCCAtgacacccagctttcccagactgaCAAACTGAATCCACAGAATTGATATTCAGGGATCGAGGAAAGCTGGATGACGCCCCAGTGTGGACGCTGTTACTCCCAGCTTTCTCAGACTGGCTGTTGCTGTATTCAACCCCTCCTCATCACTTGACAGAGTGTACGTTCAGGGCTGTGGGAAAGCTGTGTGTAACAAAATGGGTTAATGACATCGCCCGTTTCTCGCCCCAGGACTCGGATGTGGAGGCGGGTGACGGCGCCCGGCACAAGCTGGAATCTCTGCTGAACAGGAACATGCGCATCGAGATGACGGACGGGCGCTCGCTGATCGGCTGCTTCCTGTGCACGGACCGAGACTGTAACGTGATCCTGGGCTCCGCGCAGGAATTCCTCCGAGCCTCAGGTGAGCTCCTCGGGGGCGGGGCAGCCACTGAGCTCCGCCCCCGCCCATGCTAACCTCCCGCTTCCTCCTGTCCTGCAGACTCTTTCCCGGTGCGAGAGCCGCGCGTCCTGGGGCTGGCCATGGTCCCCGGGCACCACATCGTGTCCATCCAGGTGGAGCTGGAGAGCGTCACCTCCCCCCAGTACCTGTGACCCCCGTCATCCCATCACTGTGACCCCCGTTCCCACCTTCCCCCCAGTTCTCTGTACATTCACTTTTCTATCATTAAATTATTTTTCTTGCCGGTGACTCTGGACTCCTCTTTATTGCCAGTTTGTTACATGTGTGTTGGTCTGTTCATCCTGAGCTACCTGATTCATGAATACAACTTGGGAACGCTGGATAAAGCCACCCATATATGTCAGAATTTCACTGTACGACCTGAGAGGCAGAGAATGTCTGGGATGTGGGAAAGCTGGGTGCTAACCTGTGTATGTGGTGAGACCACCAGATGGCGCTGTGCACACACAACCTGTACACACTATGTGTGTTGCTGCCCTCCTGTGGTTCATGGAGATATTACAATTACTTGGGTGAAATTCTCTGCAGTGCGAAGACAATGAACTCAGGAGGCGACAATGGCTGTAAATCCCGGGGGTCGGTGAGTGTAGAGCGCGCTCCTCGTGCGTCGGCGCGCTCCTCGTGTCTCCGCGCGCTCCTCGTGTCTCCACGCGCTCGTGTCCCCGCGCGCTCCTCGTGTGTCCGCACGCTCGTGTGTCTCCGCGCGCTCCTCGTGTCTCCGCGCGCTCCTCGTGTCCCCGCGCGCTCCTCGTGTCCCCGCGCGCTCGTGTGTCTCCGCGCGCTCCTCGTGTCTCCGCACGCTCCTCGTGTCCCCGCGCGCTCGTGTGTCCGCGCGCTCCTCGTGTGTCCGCACGCTCCTCGTGTGTCCACGCGCTCGTGTCCCCGCGCGCTCCTCGTGTGTCCGCACGCTCGTGTGTCTCCGCGCGCTCCTCGTGTCTCCGCGCGCTCCTCGTGTCCCCGCGCGCTCCTCGTGTCCCCGCGCGCTCGTGTGTCTCCGCGCGCTCCTCGTGTCTGCGCACGCTCCTCGTGTCCCCGCGCGCTCGTGTGTCCGCGCGCTCCTCGTGTGTCCGCACGCTCCTCGTGTCTCCGCACGCTCCTCGTGTGTCCGCGCGCTCCTCGTGTGTCTCCGCACGCTCCTCGTGTGTCCGCACGCTCCTCGTGTGTCCGCACGCTCCTCGTGTGTCTCCGCGCACTCATCGTGTCTCCACGCGCTCCTCGTGTAGCCGCACGCTCCACATATTCACAGACTCACATACAGGagattctcactaaattagaagatcatcaaaaagtgaatttagttcagttcttcaatacaaaaagtgaatctcatatatagaccatccaccacctctcgtgtctcccttttccccatagtttgtagcttgcgagcagcagggccctcactcctcctggtatctgttttgaactgtatttctgttatgctgtaatgtctattgtctgtacaagtcccctctataatttgtaaagcgctgcggaatatgttggcgctatataaataaaaattattattattattatagacattacacacagagtgatctatttcacgtgtttatttctgttaatgttggtgattatggcttacagccaatgacaacccaaaagtcattatcgcagtaaattagaataattaacacacACACCTGAAAAGCCtcctgaggccatgtgcacacactgtggattccgttgcggatttttccgcagcggatttgattaaatccgcagtgtaaaaagtactgcggatttatcgcgtttttttgtgcggttttagacacctgcggttttctaatatggagcaggtgccaaaccgctgcaga contains:
- the NAA38 gene encoding N-alpha-acetyltransferase 38, NatC auxiliary subunit, translated to MAAVLEENGCSPPAGDSDVEAGDGARHKLESLLNRNMRIEMTDGRSLIGCFLCTDRDCNVILGSAQEFLRASDSFPVREPRVLGLAMVPGHHIVSIQVELESVTSPQYL